GGAATTACCTCAAATCAAATTAGATTACAATGGTATAGAGTACCTTCTAGGGGTTTGCTAAATTGCTTGCCATTTGGCAGTAAGGTAAATATTGGAGCTCCTTTTATTCCTGCGTGTAATGCAGGTACTTTTACTACAACAGCTATAAATGATAATACTGCAGGTTTGGCACCTGGCTATTATGATTATTATCTTGAAGCAATGATGCCAGATGGATTGTTAGCTCCATGTGTAAATGGAAATATTTATGGACCTATTACAGCAAAAGTAAATGATGTTACAAAAGTAGATCTTGAAGCAAGTACTGCAGTTCCAAGAGATGTTTGTGCTGGTGATCAAATAAAACTTGATTTTAATGTTGCTGTTCATGGCGGTCCGGATGTAGTATATCAATGGTTTAGACATGATCCACCAACACCATGTGGAGTTGCTCCAATTCATGCAATACCAGGCACATTAGGAACAGCTATTGGTCCACAGTTAGGTCCATTATGTTCAGGTCCAGTTGCCACGGTTACAACTAATTTGCCAACAACTCCAGGAACATATCAATTCTGGGTTGATGCAATTTCAAATACTCCTGGTTGCTTATTAACGCAGGTAAATAAATTAGGACCTATTAATGTTACAGTTAATAATCCATCTTCAACACTTGCTACAATAACTACAGTATCACCTTTAAATGTCTGTTTAAACGATGGTTCGGCAGCTGCTGATGTAGCTTTATCAGGTAGTGTTACAACTAGTGGAGGACCTGGTACATTATATCAATGGTATAGAGTTAAAGCAACAGATTGTATTATTGCTCCTCCAAACAGAACAACTAGAACTCCATTAACTGGTACTGCAGTAGGACCTCAATTTGGACCAAGTTGTATAACTCCAATTGTAGTAAATTATACTGATCAAGCTACTGCCGGAAAATACTATTATTATTTAGATGCTTTTGTATCTGGAAATACAGTTTGTAGACCATTTCAAGTAAATGATAATCCAGTAATTGTTAACGTTAGAGGATTTAATTCTTTACAAATACATGCACAAGTTCCAAGATTTGTATGTGTTGGTCAATCATTAAATATGAATGTTGATTTAGATGTTTCATCATTTGAGATTGCAGATCCTAATAATGCTGTTAGAATTGAATGGTTTGAATCGCCAGTAAATGTAGCTTTGTTACCTCCATTAAATACAAATAGTGTTGTTAACGATCCTATTATTTGTGGTGGATTACCACAACCACCTGCTTTTGGAACACCAGTTGCTTATACAAGATTTGGAGTACAAGATATTTTCTGTCCAGGATTTAAAGGAATAATAACACCACCAAAATTAGTACCTACAGTTCCAGGAATGTATAATTATTATTTTAGATTATCATTCTTATCAGGCGGAGTGCAAGATCCTACTTGCGTTTCAGTTTGTAGGTTTGCAGGTACTATAGTTGTTAATACAGCTCCTGTTATTAATCAGCTATTACCACCTATAACAATTGTATGTCCAAATCAAGCAATTGTATTACCAATTAAAATTGAGGGTGAGAAAGGTGAAGTTGCAGCTATTGATGCACCACCTGCTGCAGCACCACCAGTTACATTAGATGATGATCCATTAAATTATCAATGGTATAGAAATGGATTACCTGTAAATCCACCAGCTATTTTTACTACAAGTACTTTAGCACCAACTAATTCTACAAGATATCAATATACTTCAGGATTTATTCCAAATATAGATCATGGTGGACAGATTATGCCAGTTGCAACTGCAACTGCTACAACCCCAACAGTTGTAACAGGTCCTTTTGAGATGACTTTTACAACCCCTATTGTTCCACCAGCTGGAATTCCGGGTGTTATAATGGATGGTGATATTATTGAGATAGTAGCATATAATAGGTGTGGAGCAACTAAAACTAGTACAAGAATAAGAATATTTAACGCGACAATTTCATCTCCAGTTCCAAAAGTTAACATTTGTGTAGGTCAAACTGCACAGATTACATCTACTTTAACAATGGGTGGTTTAACTGCTACTTCAATACCAATTAGTTATCAATGGTATAGAATACCAGCTAAACCAAATGGTGAAAAAGGTGATTTAAGACCAGTTGTATGTCAATTACCAGCACCTCCTGGAAGTCCATTATCTCAAGAATTGGCAACTACAATTGTTGGTGCAGGTACTGCTTTTAGTGGTAATTTAGCTGTAGGAACACCATTGCCACATGATTTTACTTATACAACTCCACCATCAGCAATATGCGGTGGAACAACAGCTAATAATAATGATTGTTACTTTTTAGTTATAAATACTGGTTTTTGTAGAATCCCAGATATATCTGGTTTACCTTTTGCTGTTGGACCTCCAGTGTTACCAGCAACATGTGCAACTATTCAAACCACAATTAATACATTAGCACCTGTTTGTATAAATGTTGGTACTACTCCAAGATTATCAGTACAACCACAAAATCAAACTGTTTGTTCTCAAGAAGAAATTTTACAAACAATTGCACCTGTAACTACTGATATTCCAGGTTTTCCAGCAATTGCAACAGGACCAACTTCATCAAGTACAGCAAGTTTGGTAGGTGGTTATAGTGCTACATTTAGAGCTAGAGTCGATTTAACACCATATGATTTAACTAGATTAGCTCCAACATTAGTACCGGCAGGGACAAGAAATACACAACAAACTTGTCCTAATAATATTAACCCTGCTGGAGGATTTAATAATACAGGTGGATTAGATGTAAATGGTACGAATATTTCAATTGAATGGTTTAAACAATCTTCAACAGGTTCTCCAGTTTCAGTTTGGAAAGGTGTATTAAATACTTCAGGATCTGGTGCAGTTACTGCAACAGGAAATTCTTCTTTAATTCAATTATCTGCAGGAGTAGGGACACATGGTAATTATATAGCTGTAGTAACAGCTAATCCTTTAACTGCTCAGGCTTCTATTGGTACAGCTGGCTTAAGTGCTGCTGATTTAATAAATGTTAATAATACTTTAGGACATATTGAACTCAGAGTTCCTCCAACTGTTTTACAACCAGAACAAATTCCAAACTCAGTAGATCCTACTGATGGTGATTTATATTATATGGTTGTAACTAATTCGTGTGGTGTAACTGTTTCTGATAAAGCTAAGCTTACAGTTAATCAACCTATTAGATTAGTTACTCCACCAGCTAATAGAACTGTTTGTGAACAACAATCAGCTCAATTCTGTGTTACTGCAACTGGTTCAGGACTAAAATATCAATGGTATAGAGGTTTACCTCCTTCTCCATTATCACAGTTAACAGGACCAACTTTAGCTCCTAATTCTCCACAAATATTAAATGTATTAAAAAGTGGTCAAAATGCTTCAATTGCTCCTCAAGCAATAGCTGGTGCTACTTCTAATTGTTATACAATTACACCAACTTCAGCAAAAGATGATGACGGAGCTATATTCTTTGTTGTCATAGAAGGTAATTGTCCAACTGCAGGGTATGTTCCAGTAATTCCAGGACCATTAGCAAATAACGCTAGAACAACAACTAATGGAAGTATTATAGTTCCAGCTACAACTACTTTAGATCAATCAATAAAAGCATTATTTGGTCCAGTTCAATTAAGAGTTAATCAAGCTCCTAAAATTGTTAATCAACCATTGCCACAAGAAGTTTGTTTGAACTCTCCTTTCAGTTTAGGAGTTAAAGCAATTGGTACTGATTTATCTTATCAATGGTATAAAAATGGAATACCAATTGCAGCTCCAATGGGTACTAAATCAACATTTGATATAACTTCAGCTCAGTTAACAGACGATGCAACTTATTATGTTGATGTTACAGGAGGAGGTGTATGTGGTACAACAGCAGTTGGAAGTGTTCCAATTAAAGTTACAATTAATACTCCACCAGCAATTGTTGAACAGCCTATTAATGTGGCAATTTGTGAAGGTGATAACTTTAGAATGAAAGTAAAAGCTACTGGTAAGAATTTAAAATACCAATGGTATAAAGATGGAGTTAATCCAATTAATTTAATTTCAGGTGCGGTAAGTGCAGAATATATAGTTACTAATACTGTATTAAAAGATTCAGGTGTTTATTATGTAGTAATTGAAGGTGATTGTCCACCAAGCCCAATAACAAGCATTGGTGCAATTGCAACTGTTAAAGCAAAACCTAACTTAGTTGCAAGTACAAAAGATACTTCTGTTTGTTTGAATACTCAGTTAAGGATGTACGCAACAGCAACTGGAACTAACATAGTATTCCAATGGTATAAAAATGGAACATTGTTAGGAAATGCCATAGCAGGAGATGTAGTATCTGTTGTTGATGCAAAAACAAAAATCTCAGCTTATACCTTACCATCAGCTCAACTTGGAGATGGGGGTGATTATTATGTAAAAATTAGTGGAGATTGTAAACCTGATGTATTAGTTGGACCAATCAAAGTAACAATTGATACTCCTCCATTAATAACAGGAAAGTCACAATCGCCATTAGAAGTTTGTGAAGGAAGTCCATTTACTTTATCAGTAACTGCAACTGGTACAAATTTAGTCTATTTATGGGAGAAGTTTAATCCAATAACAACTCCTCCTGTTTGGATGCCAGTTGGTACAAATGCATCAAGTTATACAGTAAATAGTGCCTTAAAGATAGATCAAGGAAAATATAGAGTAACAGTAACAGGTAAATGTGGTGGTCCAATTCAACAAACAGAATTTGATGTTATTGTAAATATAAAACCATATATAATCTATGCTTCTGATGACACATTAGTATGTGAAAATCAAGCGTTTTATTTCAAAGTTTATTCGGAAGGAACACCATTTAAATTTGAGACAAGATTAAGATATCAATGGAAACGTAATGGTATTGATATAATTGGGGGAAATGATAGTATAATGTCATCTGGAAAAACATTAATAGAAGATGAAGGAACATATCAAGTAGAAGTTAGTGGTTTATGTGGCAAGGTGTTAAGTGCCCCAATGGTATTGTCAGTAAAACGAAGTGTTGAACTAAGTATACAACCAAAACCACAAACAGTATGTGTAGGAGAGAAAGCCCATTTTGAAGTACAGTCAAGTGGCATACAGTATCCATCACAAGCATATCAATTGTCATATCAATGGCAGAAGAATGGAAATGATATACCAGGAGCAAACGCATATATATATGATATAAATAATGCAAGTCCAGGAGATGCAGGAATATATAATTGTGTAGTAACAAATAGTTGTGCAAGGAAAGTCAGTAATTATGTACAGTTACAAATCAGTGATGCACCATTTATCAAGACAGCCTTAACAGATAAGAAGATATGTTCAGGAAGTGGAGCAACAATGATGATAGAAGCCCAAGGAGTAGGCTTATCATATAGCTGGACAAAGAATGGCATTCCAATAATAGGAGCAAACAGTAATATAATAATGATAAGCTCAGCACAAGTATCGGATGCAGGAACCTATGAGGTAACAGTAATAGGTGTTTGTGGAGGAAAGACAGTAAAGAGCACAGGAAAGCTTGAAGTGTTAGAATCCCCACAAATAACAGCACAACCATTGCCTCCAGAAAGGAATGTATGTTTAGGTGGCAGAGAGAGCATAACCATAGGAGTAAGTACAAACGTAGGAGTTAGCTATCAATGGAGAAAGAATGGAACAGCAATAGCAGGAGCAACAGGAGCAACATTAACAATAAACGGAATCACAACAAGTGATATAGCAGAGTATGATGTAGTAATAACAGGAGATTGTGGAGGACAAACAATAAGTAGCAAAGTTAAGTTCATACAAAGTACCCCACCAAACATAACCACAGGATTAAAAGATGTGGTAATATGCGAAGGAGGAGTAATAGGCTTAAATGTAAGTGGCTCAAACATCCAGAGATATGAATGGAGGAAAGATGGGTTGTTGTTGAATGGAGAGACAAGATCAAGTATAAATATCAGTGGAGCGAATAGTAGAGATGGAGGGACTTATTCAGTAACGGGCATAG
Above is a window of Chlorobiota bacterium DNA encoding:
- a CDS encoding T9SS type A sorting domain-containing protein yields the protein MYNFFKNTRKNFNLNIFGYLLLFLAFSFQNLKAFNFTVSPGNNMPVPCSGDAIESITIDGLAPAVIGTVNASPLGVGVDVNTYGLIVIVGVLYGPVGGGQGIGITTSGASAILVSAQNYPTVDCPTPGYYWEVGTGSTTVVPMIETGRSPYFTINREPRFNVCGFGDLTSIPPDIGNNLYVCEGQSVAFEGEASGYLNSYRWQRNGTDLFGQSATTLSFTAAPPDDGAQFRLKAFQVTSRDVKNCGGDAFSRAVTLNVVATPYVANATTSSANICSGGNVTLNADLERILGNSGPQRIQYQWVRRPAGIAQWCDVPGNEVGIGAQQQLPLNGVNQSLVPVVDNTTGLTPGIYNYFLTIKYPNGALSKGNCTNGDIAGPLQVRVNAPSQTVVNSQDLTPNRMCLGTSYPLVNSILVSGGPDVYYEWRYSVSTCGAAPAASTATGGTLIATLGPRCPGVLEPVNFTPTDPGVYRIWLSAVDRSGVCTPAAVLPTLPVAWTDLIDVVAPPTVTSGSATPSEVCVGTLIGLTATLPRFVGNDQGGITSNQIRLQWYRVPSRGLLNCLPFGSKVNIGAPFIPACNAGTFTTTAINDNTAGLAPGYYDYYLEAMMPDGLLAPCVNGNIYGPITAKVNDVTKVDLEASTAVPRDVCAGDQIKLDFNVAVHGGPDVVYQWFRHDPPTPCGVAPIHAIPGTLGTAIGPQLGPLCSGPVATVTTNLPTTPGTYQFWVDAISNTPGCLLTQVNKLGPINVTVNNPSSTLATITTVSPLNVCLNDGSAAADVALSGSVTTSGGPGTLYQWYRVKATDCIIAPPNRTTRTPLTGTAVGPQFGPSCITPIVVNYTDQATAGKYYYYLDAFVSGNTVCRPFQVNDNPVIVNVRGFNSLQIHAQVPRFVCVGQSLNMNVDLDVSSFEIADPNNAVRIEWFESPVNVALLPPLNTNSVVNDPIICGGLPQPPAFGTPVAYTRFGVQDIFCPGFKGIITPPKLVPTVPGMYNYYFRLSFLSGGVQDPTCVSVCRFAGTIVVNTAPVINQLLPPITIVCPNQAIVLPIKIEGEKGEVAAIDAPPAAAPPVTLDDDPLNYQWYRNGLPVNPPAIFTTSTLAPTNSTRYQYTSGFIPNIDHGGQIMPVATATATTPTVVTGPFEMTFTTPIVPPAGIPGVIMDGDIIEIVAYNRCGATKTSTRIRIFNATISSPVPKVNICVGQTAQITSTLTMGGLTATSIPISYQWYRIPAKPNGEKGDLRPVVCQLPAPPGSPLSQELATTIVGAGTAFSGNLAVGTPLPHDFTYTTPPSAICGGTTANNNDCYFLVINTGFCRIPDISGLPFAVGPPVLPATCATIQTTINTLAPVCINVGTTPRLSVQPQNQTVCSQEEILQTIAPVTTDIPGFPAIATGPTSSSTASLVGGYSATFRARVDLTPYDLTRLAPTLVPAGTRNTQQTCPNNINPAGGFNNTGGLDVNGTNISIEWFKQSSTGSPVSVWKGVLNTSGSGAVTATGNSSLIQLSAGVGTHGNYIAVVTANPLTAQASIGTAGLSAADLINVNNTLGHIELRVPPTVLQPEQIPNSVDPTDGDLYYMVVTNSCGVTVSDKAKLTVNQPIRLVTPPANRTVCEQQSAQFCVTATGSGLKYQWYRGLPPSPLSQLTGPTLAPNSPQILNVLKSGQNASIAPQAIAGATSNCYTITPTSAKDDDGAIFFVVIEGNCPTAGYVPVIPGPLANNARTTTNGSIIVPATTTLDQSIKALFGPVQLRVNQAPKIVNQPLPQEVCLNSPFSLGVKAIGTDLSYQWYKNGIPIAAPMGTKSTFDITSAQLTDDATYYVDVTGGGVCGTTAVGSVPIKVTINTPPAIVEQPINVAICEGDNFRMKVKATGKNLKYQWYKDGVNPINLISGAVSAEYIVTNTVLKDSGVYYVVIEGDCPPSPITSIGAIATVKAKPNLVASTKDTSVCLNTQLRMYATATGTNIVFQWYKNGTLLGNAIAGDVVSVVDAKTKISAYTLPSAQLGDGGDYYVKISGDCKPDVLVGPIKVTIDTPPLITGKSQSPLEVCEGSPFTLSVTATGTNLVYLWEKFNPITTPPVWMPVGTNASSYTVNSALKIDQGKYRVTVTGKCGGPIQQTEFDVIVNIKPYIIYASDDTLVCENQAFYFKVYSEGTPFKFETRLRYQWKRNGIDIIGGNDSIMSSGKTLIEDEGTYQVEVSGLCGKVLSAPMVLSVKRSVELSIQPKPQTVCVGEKAHFEVQSSGIQYPSQAYQLSYQWQKNGNDIPGANAYIYDINNASPGDAGIYNCVVTNSCARKVSNYVQLQISDAPFIKTALTDKKICSGSGATMMIEAQGVGLSYSWTKNGIPIIGANSNIIMISSAQVSDAGTYEVTVIGVCGGKTVKSTGKLEVLESPQITAQPLPPERNVCLGGRESITIGVSTNVGVSYQWRKNGTAIAGATGATLTINGITTSDIAEYDVVITGDCGGQTISSKVKFIQSTPPNITTGLKDVVICEGGVIGLNVSGSNIQRYEWRKDGLLLNGETRSSINISGANSRDGGTYSVTGIGDCNPPATSSSRVTITQSARLSIGLSDKVGCSGDNISFNVTAIGTGLTYVWKHNGVVINGANSNTLNIPQATGTDGGEYECIISNGCGENIVTKGTLLMNSIPIISSHPLGGTYCEGDGLVLGVKASGSGLKYQWRKNGVSINGAIGNTISIIAVTIMDVGDYDVFITGDCGNGGTTSNIAKVTVNKVSLTGVSNLELKTMGGDTTTGELRLKNTGISDVNIGNISSLLSPFKILSSTPSSGLLKKGEELVIKVEYAGSDGTQSDTIRVKVSSPCEQEVKLLVRGTSEGRLAEAGMEISNIEGLAKQTEPVSLIVKYTGDTKGLKESGVSEVTIKVRYNSNLLTPTDAGARQQLAYEVKDNKKWAIMTLTTKNPFTITGTKLDKQSGGPGEVLFNIPMYVLLGDTISTPITFVGSPVYTGGKVRITKLINGKFDLNGICEKGDKRLIGGGLSITKISPNPATGSMKLNYQSDRSGKLEVVITDMRGETKLMKILEEGVGINSELSEQINVSELSSGMYFIELRQEGKTDKKILQIVK